A single candidate division KSB1 bacterium DNA region contains:
- a CDS encoding threonine/serine dehydratase produces the protein MVSFSEIERARKNIKSYIYPTPLLRCAWLEEKVRDAGVYTKLENLQRTGSFKIRGATNRLLQLDSAVRAKGVVTASAGNHGLGVAQAAQWFGCPSTIFVPTNASPLKVSKLRQLGVTLIEEGADYDEADAAAQAYAQKKNLAFIHAFDQPDVIAGQGTIGLELLEDLPASHSRICVVVPVGGGGLISGIAIAIKAKLPQSEIIGVQSEASPAMARSLAAGKVVETPIAETIADGLAGRLVGENALRLVQEFCDEVVLVKESSIRFAMKEFYFRQGWRLEGSAAVGAAAILEEKIHAQAMPIVVVISGGNVAEERFYSLSSF, from the coding sequence ATGGTTTCTTTCTCTGAGATCGAACGCGCGCGAAAAAATATCAAATCCTACATTTACCCGACGCCTTTGCTCCGCTGCGCGTGGCTGGAGGAGAAAGTCCGGGATGCCGGGGTTTATACCAAGCTGGAAAATTTGCAGCGCACCGGATCGTTTAAAATTCGCGGCGCGACGAATCGTTTGTTGCAGCTTGATTCTGCTGTGCGAGCCAAAGGCGTGGTCACGGCCTCGGCGGGCAATCACGGCCTCGGCGTGGCGCAGGCCGCGCAATGGTTCGGTTGCCCCTCCACCATTTTTGTTCCAACCAACGCCTCGCCGCTGAAAGTCAGCAAGCTCCGGCAGCTCGGCGTAACACTGATCGAAGAGGGCGCTGATTACGATGAGGCGGATGCTGCCGCGCAAGCTTACGCGCAAAAGAAGAACCTTGCTTTCATTCATGCTTTCGATCAACCAGATGTGATTGCCGGCCAAGGCACGATTGGACTTGAATTGCTTGAAGATCTGCCCGCCTCGCACAGCCGAATCTGTGTTGTGGTTCCGGTCGGCGGTGGCGGTTTGATCTCGGGTATTGCCATTGCGATCAAAGCAAAATTGCCGCAAAGCGAAATCATCGGTGTGCAGAGCGAAGCCTCGCCGGCGATGGCGCGCTCGCTCGCAGCCGGAAAAGTCGTTGAGACGCCGATTGCGGAGACCATTGCCGATGGCCTGGCCGGGCGTTTGGTCGGAGAAAACGCTTTGCGGCTGGTGCAGGAATTTTGTGACGAAGTTGTTTTGGTCAAAGAGAGTAGTATTCGTTTCGCCATGAAAGAATTTTATTTCCGGCAAGGCTGGCGCCTCGAAGGCTCAGCAGCAGTCGGCGCCGCGGCGATTCTTGAAGAGAAGATTCACGCGCAGGCCATGCCCATCGTCGTGGTGATCAGCGGAGGAAACGTGGCAGAAGAACGGTTTTATTCGTTGTCTTCGTTTTAA
- a CDS encoding ATP-binding protein has product MRFYGRQQELERLAEIAARARATGYLTMITGRRRVGKTTLVKHFLQQHNVPHCYFFISRKQPRAILNEFTEILADKFPAISGLRFDDFEGFFKFLFQKLGDTGLTVVMDEFQNFQYVDPAVFSILQKYWDEYKEKIKGHIIVIGSIQTLMHTIFEGRKEPLYKRLTGKIILQPFSFDEMRLFLDEQTGSDAKLSLRLYLLFNGMPFYYYLMEKESLFGKDLMEVIDRLILRQDGLLFNEGKELTIEELGKNYGRYFSILEAVASGHTQWNHIAMHSGVSANSLGKYLDELCNYYGLIERKASLFSRNDSKSSRYYLRDNFLTFWFRYVYKNASVLAEFSTRRFLPKIKNDLPNFWGFQFEKFIKDWFQRQCLIQPQKFPFDNVGKYWDKGENEIDLLAYRQDGEACLVGECKWNSKRISATVLDKLTQSIELISQKRKYKKFYKAIFVGDSMPVKLKEKLINQEVQVFEVMDYWGNE; this is encoded by the coding sequence ATGAGATTTTACGGCCGCCAACAGGAGCTTGAACGCCTCGCCGAAATAGCCGCTCGCGCCCGCGCAACCGGCTATTTGACGATGATCACCGGCCGGCGACGGGTCGGCAAAACCACGCTCGTCAAACATTTTCTGCAGCAGCACAACGTGCCGCACTGTTATTTTTTCATCTCACGCAAACAACCACGAGCCATTCTCAACGAATTCACGGAAATCCTGGCGGATAAATTCCCGGCGATCAGCGGCCTGCGCTTCGATGACTTTGAAGGGTTCTTTAAATTTCTCTTTCAAAAGCTTGGAGATACCGGCTTGACGGTGGTCATGGATGAATTTCAAAACTTTCAGTACGTCGATCCGGCGGTTTTTTCCATCCTGCAAAAATATTGGGATGAGTATAAGGAAAAAATCAAGGGTCATATCATCGTCATCGGTTCCATCCAAACCTTGATGCACACCATTTTCGAGGGCCGCAAAGAACCGCTCTACAAACGCTTGACCGGCAAAATCATTTTGCAGCCGTTCAGCTTCGATGAAATGCGTTTGTTTCTGGATGAGCAAACAGGCAGTGATGCGAAGCTAAGCCTGAGGCTTTATCTTTTATTCAACGGCATGCCGTTCTATTATTATCTGATGGAAAAGGAAAGCCTGTTTGGCAAAGATTTGATGGAGGTGATCGACCGGCTCATTTTGCGCCAGGACGGCTTGCTTTTTAATGAGGGCAAAGAGCTGACGATTGAAGAACTGGGCAAAAATTACGGACGATATTTTTCGATTTTGGAGGCCGTGGCCAGCGGCCATACACAGTGGAATCATATCGCCATGCACAGCGGCGTTTCAGCAAACAGCCTCGGCAAATACTTGGATGAGTTGTGCAATTATTACGGCTTGATCGAAAGGAAAGCCAGCCTGTTCAGCCGGAACGACAGCAAAAGCAGCCGCTATTATCTGCGGGACAATTTTTTGACGTTTTGGTTTCGTTATGTTTATAAAAATGCCAGCGTCCTCGCTGAATTTTCCACCCGTCGTTTTTTGCCCAAGATAAAAAACGACTTGCCTAATTTTTGGGGGTTTCAGTTCGAGAAATTCATCAAGGATTGGTTCCAGCGGCAGTGCCTCATTCAACCGCAAAAATTTCCCTTCGACAACGTCGGCAAGTATTGGGATAAGGGCGAAAATGAAATCGATCTGCTGGCGTATCGCCAAGACGGCGAGGCGTGTTTGGTCGGCGAATGCAAATGGAACAGCAAAAGAATAAGTGCAACAGTATTGGATAAATTAACACAGTCTATTGAGTTGATTAGCCAAAAACGAAAATATAAAAAATTTTATAAAGCCATCTTTGTTGGAGATAGCATGCCGGTCAAATTGAAAGAAAAGTTGATTAACCAGGAGGTGCAAGTATTCGAGGTGATGGACTATTGGGGAAATGAATAA
- a CDS encoding magnesium chelatase, producing the protein MKNLFNIHTIGQLRASGYRVVSVKDEVRNNLIQKIRQRETLFPGIIGYEDSVIPELCNAILSRHDFILLGLRGQAKSRILRALPSLLDEYIPIIKDCEINDNPFRPVCKACSDKVRDFGDDTEIEWIGREQRYGEKLATPDVTIADLIGDIDPIKAAAQRLHYAHEGIIHFGIIPRTNRGIFAINELPDLQPRIQVGLFNVMQEKDIQIRGFPIRIPLDVMIVYSANPEDYTNRGNIITPLKDRIGSQIHTHYPRTAEIGMQITAQEAWLQRDGLPVKVPYFLRQAIEQLAIEARRSEFVDQKSGVSARLTITCLENMVSNAERRAYLNGESEVTARVCDLYAALSAVTGKIELVYEGEQEGVSKVAKGLLGKAIKQIFLSYFPEPYNAMRKGQNPFQQVVAWFKNDRKIDILDSMPNNEYVRLLNSVSGLKELTQRFLPGAGDMPPLQLAVGMEFVLDGLHQNSMLSRDEMGLVRTYSDMIKKMFSNISREEDEEEER; encoded by the coding sequence ATGAAAAACCTCTTCAACATCCACACCATCGGTCAGTTGCGCGCTTCGGGTTATCGCGTTGTTTCCGTTAAAGACGAAGTGCGCAACAATCTCATTCAGAAAATCCGCCAGCGCGAAACGCTTTTTCCCGGGATCATCGGCTATGAAGATTCGGTGATTCCGGAATTGTGCAACGCCATTCTCTCGCGCCATGACTTCATTCTGCTCGGCTTGCGCGGCCAGGCGAAGAGCCGCATTTTGCGCGCCCTGCCGAGCTTGCTGGATGAGTACATTCCGATCATCAAGGATTGCGAGATCAACGACAATCCGTTTCGTCCGGTTTGCAAAGCCTGCAGCGACAAAGTGCGCGATTTCGGCGACGACACCGAAATCGAGTGGATTGGCCGCGAGCAGCGCTACGGTGAGAAGCTGGCGACGCCGGACGTCACGATTGCCGATTTGATCGGCGACATCGATCCGATCAAAGCCGCGGCGCAGCGGCTGCATTATGCGCACGAGGGCATCATTCACTTCGGCATCATTCCGCGCACCAATCGCGGCATCTTTGCGATCAACGAATTGCCGGATTTGCAGCCGCGCATCCAGGTCGGCCTGTTCAACGTCATGCAGGAGAAAGACATTCAGATTCGCGGCTTTCCGATTCGCATTCCGCTCGACGTGATGATTGTTTACTCGGCGAATCCCGAAGATTACACCAATCGCGGCAACATCATCACGCCGCTGAAGGATCGCATCGGCTCGCAGATTCACACGCATTATCCGCGCACGGCGGAAATCGGCATGCAGATTACCGCGCAGGAAGCCTGGTTGCAGCGTGACGGCTTGCCGGTTAAGGTGCCATACTTTCTTCGGCAAGCCATCGAACAGCTCGCCATCGAGGCGCGCCGCAGCGAATTTGTCGATCAAAAAAGCGGCGTGTCGGCGCGGCTGACCATCACCTGTTTGGAAAATATGGTGAGCAACGCCGAACGGCGTGCGTATCTCAATGGCGAAAGCGAGGTGACGGCGCGCGTTTGCGATCTTTACGCCGCGCTTTCGGCGGTGACGGGAAAGATCGAATTGGTTTACGAAGGCGAACAGGAGGGCGTGAGCAAAGTCGCGAAAGGGCTGTTGGGAAAAGCCATCAAACAGATTTTCCTGAGCTATTTCCCCGAGCCTTATAACGCGATGCGGAAAGGGCAAAATCCCTTTCAACAGGTCGTGGCCTGGTTTAAAAATGACCGCAAAATCGACATTTTGGATTCGATGCCGAATAACGAATACGTGCGGTTGCTGAACAGCGTCAGCGGCCTCAAGGAGTTGACGCAGCGCTTTCTGCCGGGGGCGGGCGACATGCCGCCTTTGCAGCTCGCCGTCGGTATGGAGTTCGTTTTGGATGGCTTGCATCAAAACTCGATGTTGAGCCGCGACGAGATGGGCTTGGTGCGCACGTATTCCGATATGATCAAAAAAATGTTCAGCAATATTTCGCGCGAAGAAGACGAAGAAGAAGAGCGGTGA
- a CDS encoding SUMF1/EgtB/PvdO family nonheme iron enzyme, giving the protein MRGNVYEWCQHWYDESYYETSKKSRPRGIENPKGPKIGSGRVLRGGSWHAGAPRCRSANRSGSFPATRLSDVGFLLVFVP; this is encoded by the coding sequence ATGCGTGGCAATGTTTATGAATGGTGCCAGCATTGGTATGACGAAAGCTATTACGAGACTAGCAAGAAGTCCCGCCCGCGCGGGATAGAAAATCCCAAAGGCCCCAAAATCGGTTCGGGCCGGGTGTTGCGCGGCGGCAGTTGGCACGCCGGCGCGCCGCGCTGCCGCTCCGCGAATCGCAGCGGGAGCTTCCCCGCCACCCGCCTCAGCGACGTTGGCTTCCTCCTGGTGTTCGTCCCGTAG
- a CDS encoding GWxTD domain-containing protein, with product MEKIKRLFQFSCAIAFLAWFEPASAMFQAAADSTLRFDLDFARFAVNDTTAQVEVYIAVPRLLLQHTKSEGQLVASFQCQVSIVKNGEESLSHRWQAQSMARDAADIKPGQLLFTQARFQLTVGLYRFYVRVHDTNNPARHGERAFQIMVEPYPAGQLALSDLQLASHLERDTTHSIFHKNRHLVLPNPGALYGLELPVLYFYAEIYNLHFPSDSAYSVQYRLEDGEGNVVKALPSKRRPIAGAKLVEVGGFNIVTLKTGSYFFEMRVVDHTTGAQASRRRKFFIYREKDQPAMAQEISTAALEFLAQIYRRRSEKELDKEFEMARYISSPEEKKIYGSLKPDGKRDFLAKFWQKRDQSPETPRNEYRENYLALARFANDNFSGFREGWKTDMGRVLLVYGQPDEIERFPSSNDARAHQIWRFFEIEGGIEFIFVELRSGGEMELVHSTARNELQDPTWQRWLNPGR from the coding sequence ATGGAAAAAATAAAGCGGCTTTTTCAATTTAGTTGCGCCATTGCGTTTCTGGCTTGGTTTGAGCCGGCGTCGGCCATGTTCCAAGCCGCGGCGGATTCGACGCTGCGCTTCGATCTTGATTTCGCGCGCTTTGCGGTGAATGATACGACGGCGCAGGTCGAGGTTTACATTGCGGTCCCCCGGCTGCTGCTGCAACATACGAAATCGGAAGGTCAATTGGTGGCGAGCTTCCAATGCCAGGTGTCCATTGTCAAAAACGGCGAGGAAAGCCTCTCGCACCGCTGGCAGGCGCAGTCGATGGCGCGCGATGCCGCCGACATCAAGCCCGGGCAATTGCTTTTCACGCAGGCGCGTTTTCAGCTCACGGTCGGGCTGTACAGGTTTTACGTGCGCGTGCATGACACGAACAATCCCGCCCGGCATGGCGAGCGCGCGTTTCAAATTATGGTCGAGCCTTATCCGGCCGGGCAGTTGGCGCTGAGCGACCTCCAGCTTGCGTCACATCTCGAACGCGACACCACGCATTCGATTTTTCATAAAAACCGCCATCTGGTTTTGCCGAATCCGGGGGCGTTGTACGGCCTCGAGTTGCCGGTGCTGTATTTTTATGCCGAAATTTACAATTTGCATTTTCCCAGCGATAGCGCCTACTCGGTGCAGTATCGTCTCGAAGACGGCGAGGGCAATGTCGTGAAAGCTTTGCCGTCGAAACGCCGGCCGATCGCGGGCGCGAAATTGGTTGAAGTCGGCGGCTTCAACATTGTGACGTTGAAGACCGGCAGTTATTTTTTCGAGATGCGCGTCGTCGATCATACCACGGGCGCGCAAGCTTCCCGCCGGCGCAAGTTTTTTATTTACCGCGAAAAAGATCAACCGGCGATGGCGCAAGAGATTTCTACCGCCGCCCTCGAATTTCTGGCGCAAATTTATCGCCGTCGCTCGGAAAAAGAGTTGGACAAGGAGTTTGAAATGGCGCGCTACATTTCTTCGCCTGAAGAGAAAAAGATTTATGGTTCACTGAAGCCGGACGGTAAGCGCGACTTTCTGGCGAAATTTTGGCAAAAGCGTGATCAATCTCCCGAGACACCACGCAACGAATATCGCGAAAATTATCTGGCGCTGGCCAGATTCGCCAATGATAATTTTTCCGGCTTCCGCGAGGGCTGGAAAACCGACATGGGCCGGGTGCTGCTGGTTTACGGCCAGCCCGACGAGATCGAGCGCTTTCCCAGCAGCAACGACGCGCGCGCGCATCAAATCTGGCGTTTTTTTGAGATCGAGGGCGGCATCGAATTTATTTTTGTGGAATTGCGCAGCGGCGGCGAGATGGAGCTGGTGCATTCGACGGCGCGCAACGAGCTGCAAGATCCGACGTGGCAGCGCTGGCTCAATCCAGGGAGGTAG
- the metH gene encoding methionine synthase — protein sequence MTSFEQRLREKIIVFDGATGTNLQLMNLTADDFGGEALNGCNENLVFTRPDAVERLHASFFETGCDVVETDTFGSTSIVLGEYDLAGQAYEQNRRAAEIAKKVAQQFSTKSHPRFVAGSMGPTTKLPSLGHVSYENMKAAYAVQAAGLVEGGADLLVVETCQDLLQTKAALAAIFDYFAQKKTRVPVIASVTVETMGTMLLGSDIAAALTALEPFPLTAIGMNCATGPKEMSENIRYLTANSPFPVFCMPNAGLPENLGGRAHYKLSPEELSQFLSHFVKDLGVQIVGGCCGTRPEHIKLLVESVGHLAPKSRHVDFIPSAASLYSSTPLHLDPPPVLIGERLNANGSKQFRDLLLRQDWDAMVSMAKEQVREGAHLLDVCTAYVGRDEAADMISLVERLNTQISVPLVIDSTEWQVIEAALQRIAGRAIVNSINLEDGEERLAKVLPLCKKYGAATIALTIDEQGMAKTAEKKFEIAKRIHDLAVGKYGMRPQDLIFDCLTFTLGSGDEEFRRSGIETIAAIRRLKNELPACYTILGVSNVSFGLSPQARHALNSVFLYYAVEAGLDMAIVHASKIMPLHKIPDEERELHRRLIFDERQFEANGKCVSDPLQEILAFYAEKSTQKKEAAPMPAAVEERLKRRIVDGEKVGLETDLNEALQKYSALDIINNILLDGMKTVGELFGSGQMQLPFVLQSAETMKTAVKFLEPHMKRVEGASKGTMVLATVKGDVHDIGKNLVDIILTNNGYKVVNLGIKVPVEQMLQAVDDHKADAIGMSGLLVKSTLIMKENLEVMNERGITLPVVLGGAALTRRYVEDDLRAIYRGKLAYANDAFDGLHFMEEICGREQDVVAEPLKRKTTNITRKNETGKSVLMTVEKPTWKSVEIPAAPFWGTRVVRDIPLSAVFEYINPIALLRGQWQVRRGKMKSADYDRMVAEKFVPILDELKRRCIDEKLLIPEVVYGYFLCNSDGDEVIIYDENGSREIERFRFPRQPEGKRLCIADYFAPTASGKKDVIGMMVVTVGHRASEVSKKLFENDKYADYLYFHGLSVETAEALAEYWHKKMRKEMGIAGEDAKDVRELFQQHYRGSRYSFGYPACPNLEDQARLFRLLDPARLNISLTEEFQIVPEQSTSAIVVHHPLAKYFNI from the coding sequence ATGACTTCTTTCGAACAACGCCTGCGCGAAAAAATCATCGTTTTTGACGGCGCCACTGGCACGAACTTGCAGCTTATGAATCTTACCGCCGACGACTTCGGCGGCGAGGCGCTCAACGGCTGCAACGAGAATTTGGTTTTCACCCGACCGGATGCCGTCGAGCGGTTGCACGCGAGTTTCTTTGAAACCGGCTGCGATGTGGTGGAAACCGATACCTTCGGCTCGACGTCGATCGTGTTGGGCGAATACGATCTCGCCGGTCAAGCTTACGAGCAAAATCGCCGCGCGGCTGAGATTGCAAAAAAAGTCGCGCAGCAATTTTCCACTAAATCCCATCCGCGTTTCGTCGCCGGCTCGATGGGGCCGACCACGAAATTGCCGAGCCTCGGGCACGTTTCTTATGAAAACATGAAAGCGGCGTATGCCGTGCAAGCCGCCGGCCTCGTCGAAGGCGGCGCCGATCTGCTCGTAGTTGAAACCTGCCAGGATTTGCTGCAAACCAAAGCCGCGCTCGCCGCGATCTTCGACTATTTTGCGCAGAAGAAAACGCGTGTGCCGGTGATCGCCAGTGTCACGGTCGAAACGATGGGCACGATGCTGCTCGGCAGCGACATCGCCGCGGCGCTCACGGCGCTGGAGCCGTTTCCGCTCACCGCCATTGGCATGAACTGCGCCACCGGCCCGAAGGAGATGTCGGAAAACATTCGTTATCTCACCGCCAACAGCCCGTTTCCGGTTTTCTGCATGCCCAACGCCGGCCTGCCGGAAAACCTCGGCGGCCGGGCGCATTACAAATTATCGCCCGAAGAATTGAGTCAATTTCTTTCGCATTTCGTCAAAGATCTCGGCGTGCAAATCGTCGGCGGCTGCTGCGGCACGCGGCCGGAGCATATCAAATTGCTTGTCGAATCAGTCGGCCACCTCGCACCAAAATCTCGGCATGTCGATTTCATTCCATCCGCTGCGAGTCTCTACAGCAGCACGCCGCTGCATCTCGATCCGCCGCCAGTGCTCATCGGCGAACGCTTGAACGCCAACGGCTCCAAACAATTTCGCGACTTGCTGCTCCGACAGGATTGGGACGCGATGGTGTCGATGGCAAAAGAGCAAGTCCGGGAGGGTGCGCATCTGCTCGACGTGTGCACGGCCTACGTCGGCCGCGACGAAGCCGCGGACATGATTTCGCTCGTCGAGCGCCTGAACACGCAAATCTCCGTGCCGCTGGTGATCGATTCGACCGAATGGCAGGTGATCGAGGCGGCGCTGCAGCGCATTGCCGGGCGCGCCATCGTCAACTCCATCAATCTCGAAGACGGCGAAGAGCGCCTGGCGAAAGTTCTGCCGCTGTGCAAAAAATACGGCGCCGCAACGATTGCGCTGACGATTGACGAGCAGGGCATGGCCAAAACCGCCGAGAAGAAATTCGAAATTGCCAAACGCATCCACGATCTGGCGGTCGGCAAATACGGCATGAGGCCGCAGGATTTGATTTTTGATTGCTTGACGTTCACGCTTGGCAGCGGCGACGAGGAATTCCGGCGCAGCGGCATCGAAACGATTGCCGCGATTCGCCGCCTTAAAAACGAATTGCCGGCGTGCTACACGATTCTCGGCGTGAGCAATGTCTCGTTCGGGCTTTCGCCGCAGGCCCGCCACGCGCTCAATTCGGTTTTTCTTTATTACGCCGTCGAAGCTGGACTGGACATGGCCATTGTGCACGCGTCGAAGATCATGCCGCTGCACAAAATTCCCGACGAGGAGCGCGAGCTGCATCGCCGGCTGATTTTTGACGAACGGCAATTCGAGGCGAACGGCAAATGTGTTTCCGATCCGCTGCAGGAAATTTTAGCGTTCTACGCCGAAAAATCGACGCAAAAGAAAGAAGCCGCGCCCATGCCCGCCGCAGTGGAAGAACGCTTGAAGCGCCGCATTGTCGACGGCGAGAAAGTGGGGCTTGAGACTGATCTCAACGAGGCGCTGCAAAAATATTCGGCGCTCGACATTATCAATAATATCCTGCTCGACGGCATGAAAACCGTCGGCGAGCTTTTCGGCTCCGGGCAAATGCAACTGCCGTTTGTTTTGCAATCGGCGGAAACCATGAAGACGGCGGTGAAATTTCTCGAGCCGCACATGAAGCGCGTCGAGGGCGCCAGCAAGGGCACAATGGTGCTGGCGACGGTGAAAGGCGACGTGCACGACATCGGCAAGAATCTCGTCGATATCATTCTCACCAACAACGGCTACAAAGTCGTCAATCTCGGCATCAAAGTGCCGGTCGAGCAGATGCTGCAAGCGGTCGACGATCACAAGGCCGATGCCATTGGCATGAGCGGCTTGCTGGTCAAATCGACGTTGATTATGAAGGAAAATCTCGAAGTGATGAACGAGCGTGGCATCACGCTTCCCGTTGTGCTCGGCGGCGCGGCGCTGACGCGGCGTTACGTCGAAGACGATTTGCGCGCCATTTATCGCGGCAAATTGGCTTATGCGAACGATGCGTTTGATGGTTTGCATTTCATGGAGGAGATTTGTGGGCGTGAACAAGACGTTGTGGCAGAACCTTTGAAACGGAAAACGACAAACATCACACGTAAAAATGAAACCGGAAAAAGCGTTTTGATGACAGTGGAAAAGCCGACTTGGAAATCAGTGGAAATTCCCGCCGCGCCGTTTTGGGGAACGAGAGTTGTACGGGATATTCCGCTGTCAGCGGTGTTTGAGTATATCAATCCGATTGCGCTGCTGCGCGGGCAATGGCAGGTTCGGCGGGGTAAGATGAAAAGCGCTGATTACGACCGGATGGTGGCTGAAAAATTTGTGCCCATTCTCGATGAGCTCAAACGGCGTTGTATAGATGAGAAACTGTTGATTCCGGAAGTGGTTTATGGCTATTTTTTGTGTAATAGCGATGGCGATGAGGTGATTATTTATGATGAAAACGGCAGCCGCGAAATCGAGCGTTTTCGCTTTCCGCGCCAGCCTGAAGGCAAGCGGCTTTGCATTGCCGATTATTTCGCGCCAACGGCGAGCGGCAAGAAAGACGTGATCGGCATGATGGTCGTCACCGTCGGCCATCGCGCTTCGGAGGTTTCCAAAAAATTGTTTGAAAATGACAAATACGCCGATTATCTTTATTTTCACGGTTTGAGTGTTGAAACTGCCGAAGCACTGGCAGAATATTGGCACAAGAAAATGCGCAAAGAAATGGGCATTGCCGGCGAGGATGCGAAAGACGTTCGTGAGTTGTTCCAACAACATTATCGCGGCTCGCGGTATTCGTTTGGCTATCCCGCCTGCCCGAATTTGGAAGATCAAGCCAGGCTCTTTCGCCTGCTCGATCCGGCGCGCCTCAACATCTCGCTCACCGAGGAATTTCAAATCGTGCCGGAGCAATCGACCTCGGCGATTGTCGTGCATCATCCGCTCGCAAAGTATTTTAATATTTGA
- the solA gene encoding N-methyl-L-tryptophan oxidase gives MQKSFDAIILGLGAMGSAAAYHLAKRRQRVLGLDRFAPPHTFGSSHGETRIIREAYFEHPLYVPIVQRAYENWAELEHEAGQKLFQQTGGLMIGPPEGILVTGAQRSAQLHRLSHELLTAKEICRRFPAFQPSDEMVAVSEPRAGILFPERCIAAHLKLAQRYGATLQFDEPAIKWEREGEGVRVITAKDEYVTQHLLIAAGAWINRLIPELALPLQVERQVLLWFMPQIHPAYFSPQNCPIYIWEHTPNRFLYGFPDLGTGYARRGVKVGIHHEGESTDPDLVRREVGADDIAAMRAILRRIMPAIDTAPHASAVCLYTNTPDANFLIDFHPSHPQVLLASICSGHGFKFSSAVGEILADLLLEGCSRFDLSLFQLARFKQ, from the coding sequence ATGCAAAAATCCTTTGACGCCATCATCCTCGGCCTCGGCGCCATGGGCAGTGCGGCGGCGTATCATTTGGCCAAACGCCGACAGCGCGTGCTCGGGCTTGATCGCTTTGCGCCGCCGCATACGTTCGGCTCGTCGCACGGAGAAACGCGCATCATTCGCGAGGCCTATTTCGAGCATCCGCTGTACGTGCCGATTGTGCAGCGCGCATACGAAAATTGGGCCGAGCTGGAGCATGAAGCCGGGCAAAAATTATTTCAACAAACCGGCGGTTTGATGATCGGCCCGCCGGAGGGAATTTTAGTGACGGGAGCACAACGCAGCGCCCAACTTCACCGGCTTTCTCATGAGCTTCTCACCGCCAAAGAAATTTGCCGGCGATTTCCTGCCTTTCAACCTTCTGATGAGATGGTGGCTGTCTCGGAGCCGCGCGCCGGAATATTGTTTCCCGAACGTTGCATTGCCGCACATTTGAAATTGGCGCAACGATACGGCGCCACGTTGCAATTTGACGAGCCGGCAATAAAATGGGAGCGAGAGGGCGAAGGTGTGCGCGTGATCACGGCAAAAGACGAATATGTTACGCAACATCTGCTCATCGCCGCCGGCGCGTGGATCAATCGGCTGATTCCGGAACTTGCCTTGCCCTTGCAGGTCGAGCGGCAAGTGCTGCTGTGGTTCATGCCGCAAATTCATCCCGCATATTTTTCGCCGCAAAATTGCCCGATTTACATTTGGGAACACACGCCGAATCGCTTCCTGTATGGCTTTCCCGATTTGGGCACAGGCTACGCCCGTCGGGGCGTGAAAGTCGGCATCCATCACGAAGGCGAGTCCACCGATCCCGATCTCGTTCGCCGCGAAGTTGGCGCGGATGATATCGCAGCGATGCGGGCCATTCTGCGGCGCATCATGCCGGCGATTGACACGGCGCCTCATGCTTCGGCCGTTTGCCTGTACACCAACACGCCCGACGCCAATTTTCTGATCGACTTCCATCCGAGCCATCCGCAAGTTCTTTTGGCCAGCATTTGCTCCGGCCACGGCTTCAAATTTTCCAGCGCCGTTGGTGAAATTCTCGCCGATCTGCTGCTCGAAGGCTGCTCGCGTTTTGATTTGAGCTTGTTTCAGTTGGCGCGTTTCAAACAGTAA